AATCATCTTCATACGTGTTATTATTTGTTGGGTCACTCGAAACATAAGTTAATGTGTTCGTTGTTTGGTTTTCTCTGTAAAACAATTGAAGTCCAACGTATAATTCACTTCTATTAGATTTAACTCTCGAGGCAAGGAGTTTTTGGAGATAAATTCTTCCTTCAATATTGGTTTTAAAACCTTTTTGCTTTAAAAATATTGTATCAGCCGATGTAGAGTTATCGTAAATTTGATAACCAGCTTCAATATTCAAACTTAAATATGAGTTTAATTTTCTTTCAGCTGATAATTGTAAAGTTGGAAATGAAAAATTATCAACTAATTGTAAAGTGTTAATTTTTATAGCCCAATTGTTTTTTTTTAATTCTTGTGAATAAATACAAGTTGAAAACATCAAAATTAAAATTACTATCTTACTTTTCATTTCTAAAATTTATCTTTTTTTACAGCAAATATTCTTGATTCTGCGACAACTATCCAGTAACTATTATATAGGCGAAATAAAACTTCGTATATAAACCCATTTTTGGTTAGATTGACGAAGTTTTACTTTTTTTTATTCCTCCTTTCAAATATAGAAATTAAAAATTACAAACCGCTACCCCTATTTTAGGCTTATTGCAGCTGTTTTAGTATTCCGGCCAGTAAAATAGGAGTTTTAATGAAAAAAAATGCCGTCAAACATACTTCCGTCTCCATCAAGTATGCTTCCGTGTCCATCAAAGACATTTCCGTCTTCGTCAAGTATGCTTCCGTCCTTATCAAACATCCTTCCGTGTTCATCAATGACACTTCCGTCTTCGTCAAGCGTGCTTCCGTGTTCGTCAAAGATACTTCCTCCTTCATCAAACATCCTTCGGATAGCTAGAAAGATATTACTAACTATTTTAAATAGTGTTTATGTAGTATTTTTAATATATTTGTAAGTATTGGCTTTAAAAACATTAGTTATGAATAAAACATCAGTTGTTCGATTGTATAAATTTTCGGATGCCAAATTAGTAGCTAAGGGGAAAGAGAAAATTGCTTTTATGCGCAGGGATCTAGCCGCTTTTGCGCCTTTTGGCATTACGGCAGTGTCATTGACGACTCTGGAATCGGCTATCAACGTTTTTTCGAACACTATTACTGATATAGAATCATTAAGTGAACAAATGGAGGCTACTGTTAATAAAGATGCTAAAGCCGATGAATTGTGTGTCGCTATCAGAACGGTTATGGCATGTGCCAAGCTACAGTATAGCACGGATAGTCCTAGATATAAAAAATTTGGAACCGATACACTTTCACGACAAAGAGACGCTGATTTATTCATTACAGGAAAAAGAGTAGCACTCGTAGGCATCGAATTTTTGGCAACTTATCCCGAACATGGGCTGACAGCTAATATGCTAGACGCTATTACCAGACTTTGTGAGGAGTTTCAAGAACTAATAATAGACCTTAAAATAAAAAAGGGAGAACGTAATATCACGAAAGATCATCGTGTTGAAGCAGGTAATAGTATTTACCAGACTTTGGTAAAATACAACACAATGGGACTTAGTATATGGGAAACCAGCAATGTGGCTAAGAGTAATGATTATGTTATTTATAATTAGGGAAACAGTAGAAACCTGTTGCTATAAAACATATAAGTCATATAATTTATAGCAACAATTATATGTCCTTATATGAGTTATATGTTTTATTTTTAAGAGCCTCTAAAAACCGGCTTACATTTTTTGAAAAACCCGAAGGCATTGATTTAAATGTAAAATTTAGGTTTAAAAGAATTTATTTTTTGTTGAATTATCTGTTTATCTTCTCAATTTATCTTTTTTCTTTATTCTAGTCTCTTTTCGCTAGTATCTTTTTTCTATTTTTACAACATAAATAATAAAAAAGATGGATTTTAAAAACTCACTGGAATTTGCAAAAGAACTAGATGCGCAAGATCATTTACATAAATACCAAGCCGAATTTATTTTTCCAAAAGTCAATGACAAAAAAGTAATTTATTTTACTGGCAACTCTTTAGGATTACAACCTAAAAGAGCCAAACAATACGTTGATGAAGTAATGAATGATTGGGCAAATCTTGCTGTCGAAGGTCATTTTTATGCCGAAAAACCTTGGTGGGATTATCAGGAACGTTTTGCAAATCCGTTGAGTAGATTAGTTGGTGCGTTACCATCAGAAGTTACTGTAATGAATACTTTGACAGTAAATCTTCATTTATTGATGGTGTCATTCTATAGACCTACAGCCAAACGATACAAAATCATTTGCGAAGAAAAAGCATTTCCATCAGATCAATATATGTTTCAGAGTCAAGTACATTTTCATGGCTATAAACCAGAAGATGTTATTGTCGAAATCAAGCGTCGTGAAGGAGAACACAACATTCGATTGGAAGATATTTTATCAAAAATTGAAGAAGTAGGAGAGGAGTTGGCTTTGGTCTTAATCGGTGGAGTAAACTACTATACCGGTCAGGTTTTTGATATGAAAACCATTACAACAGCAGGGCACAAACAAGGTGCTTATGTGGGTTGGGATTTAGCACACGCAGCGGGAAATATTAAACTTGAATTGCACGATTGGAACGTAGATTTTGCTGCTTGGTGCAGTTATAAATATATGAACTCAGGGCCAGGAAATGTTTCGGGTTGTTTTGTTCACGAAAAACATCATAATAATAAAGAACTGCCTCGTTTTGCGGGTTGGTGGGGACATAATAAAGAAAGACGTTTCAAGATGGAACCTGTTTTTGATCCTGTTCAGGGTGCAGGAGGATGGCAAATAAGTAATTTGCCTATTTTATCTTTGGCGCCTTATTTGGCTTCTGTCGAGATGTTTGACGAAATCGGAATGGATTCATTAATCAAAAAAAGAGATCAGATTACCTCTTATTTAGAATTTATCCTGAACGAAATCAGCAAAGAAGTACACGGTTCTTTTGAAATTATTACACCAACAAATTCAGACGAAAGGGCAAGTCAGTTGTCTGTATTATTGCATGGAGAAGGCCGTAGATTATTTGATTATTTAATGAAAAATGGTGTGATTACCGATTGGCGTGAACCCAACGTAATTCGATTAGCACCAGTTCCATTATACACATCGTATGAAGATATGTTTCATTTCGGACAGATTTTAAAAACTGGAATAATAGAGAAATAAAAAAACGGGAATAGTTATAAAAGCTATTCCCGTTTTCTTTTTAGGTGTAAATTTTTTATTCTTTTTCTTTCTTGAAAGATTTTGTTGGTACATTTTGTTGTGCTTGGTGAAAACGATCAATTAGTTTTGGTAAAAAATAACCATCAGTTCCGTTCAATGCAACAATGTTTCCTTTGTCTAATTGTAGCCAGCCATCTTTGTGTTCTAATGCTTCGTCAAAAAAAATACTTTCAATAGAAGCTATGATGTGTATAGTACCATTTTCTTTGATATTGTATTCATTTACATATTTGCAATAGAGTTGTACAGGGCTTCCTTTTACAAACGGAATAGTAATTCCTTCTTTATACTCTTCTTTCAAATTGGTTTTGTCAAATTCGGAAATACCTGATTCATAATTGGCAGAGGTGTGATGGGCATCTGCAATCATATCGATTGAAATGTGGTTAACTGTGAAGTAACCAGTTTCCATAATATTTTTATAAGTGTCTCTTGGAGTAGTTGTCGGACGTATAATAAGTCCAATCAATGAAGGGCTATTTCCTAAATGCGTAACGCTGCTAAAAATAGCAACATTGGTATTACCTTCGATAGATTTTGTAGCTATTAAATTGGCAGATTTAAATCCTGTACATGAACTGATTAAATTTAATTTTTCAATCTTATCCATTTGTGAAATGGTTTCTTTTGAAATGCTTTTCATGTTTTTTTAAGTTTAAACAAAGATAAGGAACTGTTGTTTGACCGTATGAGTTTTTTGAAAAAATCTCATTTTAAATATTAAATTTTAACTTTTTAAGTAGGTATTCTTTGTTTTGCAATGAAAAAATTAACAATAATACTAAAAGTTGTTGCAAATGTTTTTTATCTACACTAGTTAAAAAATGCCTCTTTTTTAAATATGTTTTTAAAAAGTGAATATTAAATATAGTGATTTTTACCTAAGTTTGGTAAAGTCTATTAAAATTGTTTCTGATGAAAATATTAAAAAGAGTCTTGCTTATTTTTATTTTTTTACTAATTACTGTAGTTATAGCATTTGCGATATATTGGTTTTATCAAAGGCCTAAATATTCAGGAGAAGTTTATTTAAAGAATATTCAAAAGGAAACCACAGTTTATTTTGATGAATTTGGGGTGCCTCATATTTATGCAGAAAACTCTAAAGATGCTATGGTCGCTTTGGGATATGTACATGCTCAGGATCGATTGTGGCAAATGGAATTACTTAGACGAATAGTTCCTGGACGTTTGTCCGAAATATTTGGTTCTGTAGCGTTAAAGAATGATAAATTTTTTGCCGGTTTAGGGATTGAAGAGGCTTCTCAAAAAGCAATTGCAAACCTAGATAAAAAGAGTCCATCATATCAATTGATGATGGGGTATTTAGAAGGAATTAACCAATATATCGAGGAGGGTTCAACACCAGTTGAATTTCAATTATTAGGAATAAAAAAACAAAAATTCACAGTGCAAGATGTCTATAATATTTTTGGATATATGTCTTTTAGCTTTGCTATGGCTCAAAAAACAGATCCTTTGCTTACTGATATACGTAACAAATATGGAATAGATTATCTTAAAGATTTTGGTTTAGAAGGGCAATTTAATACTACTAAAATTGAATCAGCGAAGCAAAAGACACAAGAGTATACTGCTATTTCCAAATCTATTGCATCATTATTGGATCAATCACCAGTGGCGCCTTTTGTAGGAAGTAATAGTTGGGTTATTGCTCCACCAAAAACAAAAAATAAAAAAGTAATTTTTGCCAATGATCCACATATTGGATTTTCACAACCCGGAACGTGGTATGAAGCTCATATAAAAACGCCCAATTTTGAATTGTATGGTTGTTATCTGGCTGGCGCACCGTTTCCTTTATTGGGACATAATCGAGATTATGCTTACGGCCTAACAATGTTTGAAAACGATGATGTCGATTTTTATCAGGAAGAAAATAATCCAGAAAACAAAAATCAGTATAAAACCAAGAATGGATTCAAAGAGTATGAAATCAGAAAGAAAACAATCAAAGTAAAAGATTCAGCTGATGTTGTTTTGAATATAAAAGTAAGTCAGCACGGTCCGATTATGAATGATTTATTGGTAGGCTTAAAAAGCGACAAACCAGTTGCAATGTCTTGGATCTATACACAACAACCTAATCATAACATTGAAGCTATTTATATTTTATCACATTCAAAATCAATATCCGATTTTGAAAAAGGTGTAGCACTTATTCATGCACCAGGACTTAATGTGATGTATGGTGATGCCAAAGGAAATGTTGGTTGGTGGGCAACAGGAAAATTGTATAAGCATAAAGATGGTGTAAATACCAATTTTATATTAAATGGATCAGATGGAAAGGATGATGACCTTGAGTATTTAGATTTTTCTAAAAATCCCTCAGCAGTCAATCCCGATTGGAATTATGTGTATTCAGCAAACAATCAACCAGAAGCTATTGATGGGTTTCTTTATCCGGGATATTATCTTCCTGAAGATAGAGCCAAAAGAATCACACAATTATTAGATGCAAAATCAAATTGGGATAAAAGCTCGATTGGCGATATGATCAATGATAATACATCTACTGTTGCTCCAGAAATGGTTGAAAAGTTAATTTCTAATTTAAATTCAAAATCACTTTCTCAAACAGAAAAAGAGGCAATCGTTATTTTGAAATCGTGGAAAGGCAGTAATAATTTGAATGATGTTGCTCCAACGATATATAACAAATGGATTTATTTGTATTTAAAGAATACTTTTCAGGATGAATTAGGAGATGAAACGTTCAAACAGTTTCTTGGGACTCATTGCATGAAACAAATTACGACAAGACAAATCTCTAGTGAAAATTCTCCTTGGTGGGACAATATTTTAACCAAAAACAAGAAAGAAACTAGAAGTGAAATAGTAACAGAATCATTTAAGGAAGCGATACTTGCTTTAGAGAAACAATTAGGTAGTTCGCCATCGGATTGGAAATGGGAAAAAGTGCATACTGTAGAATATCAACATCCATTTGGAAAAATAGCTTTACTAAGACCTTTTTTTAATGCTGGACCATTTGAAGTTTCTGGATCAAATGAAGTAATCAATAATCAATTTTTTGATTTTGCTGAAGATGGATTTTATAAAGTTAAGGGTGGTCCTTCAAGTCGAAGAGTGATAGACTTTTCAGAAGTAGAGAATAGTTGGGGGATTTTGCCAACAGGTCAATCTGGGAATCCTTTTAGTAAACATTATAAGGATCAAGCAGAATTGTATAATGCTGGAAAATTCAGAAAAATGAAATTAAATAAAAATGAAATTATACAGTCTTCTACAAAATTGGTTTTTTATCCGGTAAAGAATTAATTCTAATCCCAAATGTATTTCCAAGAACCATCTTTTTGCTTTTTCCAAACGGTGTGAAAAATGCCTTTTGAAATTTGTACTTTTCCTAAGGAGTCTTTTGAAGTCCAAACATATTTTCCATAGCTGGAAGCCATGTCACCAGCATCAGAAACTGTTACAGCATCAGGAGTCCAAGTAACAGTTTTGTCTTGGTACTTCGGATCTGAATAATAGTTTTTAATATTGTTTTTGCCAATGATTAAAGTGTCATGTTCTCTTTTAATCACAGCATTAGAATCTGCAAATTGATAAAAGCCCTCAGCCATTCCTTTTTCGGCTACTAATTTTTCAAAGCTCTTTTCTGTTTTAACAATTTCTAATTTGATATAGGTTAAATTCTTTGTTTCTGATTTTGGTGAACAACTAGTCAAAACTAGAAAAAGAATAAATAGTTTGATGCAGTTTTTCATTTCTGTATTTATTTTTTAAATAATTTAGATAATATTCCAAATGCTCCTCTTATAAACGTAGCACTCGTAACCACTTTCAAAACTGATTTTGTAACAACACTTGCTGTACTTGGTTCATTACTTATTTTTTTTGTTTCCTCAACAACGACAGTTTGTTCTTGAGCAGATTCTATTTTTTTAGTGAGCATCTCATAAGCACTTTCGCGATCCAAAACTTCATTATATTTCTTTACTAATTTAGATTGGTTATTAATTTCTTGAATTTCAGCATCAGTCAAAATATCCATTCGACTCATAGGTGCTCGCATCATAGTAGCTACAAGTGGCGTTGGAATTCCTTTTTCGTTTAAGGCTGTGACAAAAGCTTCTCCAATTCCTAGGCTTGTTAATACTTCGTCTGTTTTATAATATTCAGATGTTGGATAGTTGTCTGCCGATTGTTTGATTGCTTGTCTGTCGTTGGCTGTAAAAGCTCTTAATGCATGTTGTATCTTGAGTCCTAGTTGTGCCAAAACGCCACTTGGAATATCCATTGGATTTTGGGTTATAAAATAAACACCAATTCCCTTGGAACGAATTAATTTTACTATGGTTTCTATTTGTTCCAATAATGCTTTACTGGCTTCATTAAAGATCAAATGTGCTTCGTCTATAAATATAACCAATTCGGGTTGGTCTGCATCTCCTTTTTCAGGCATTTGTTGATAGATTTCAGCCAAAAGACTCAGCATAAAAGTCGAAAATAATTTAGGTTTATCCTGAATATCCGTTAATCTAATTATATTAATATAGCCTTTTCCGTTTTCATCAATCCTTAATAAGTCATCAATTTCAAAAGACAATTCGCCAAAAAATAAATCAGCACCTTGTTGTTCGAGTTCGATTATTTTTCTTAAAATAGTTCCTGTGGTCGAAGTAGATATCTTGCCATAACTTTCTTCAATTTCATCCTTCCCTTCATCAGTTATGTAGTTAATGACTTTTTTAATGTCTTTTAAATCTAGTAAAGGCATTTTATTGTCATCACAATATTTAAAAATAACAGAAACAACTCCTGATTGTGTGTCGTTTAAGTCTAAAATTCTAGAAAAAAGAACAGGTCCAAATTCAGAAACTGTAGATCGAAGTCTTACGCCCTCTTGTTTAGAAAGCGACATTAGTTCAACAGGAAAGCTCGACGTGCTATAAGGAATATTTAATTTTGCATGGCGCTCTTTTATAAAATCTTTCTCTTCGCCTTCTTTTGCTACTCCACTAAAGTCTCCTTTTATATCCATCATTAAAACCGGAATTCCAAATGAGGATAATTGTTCGGAGAGAACTTGAATGGTTTTTGTTTTTCCTGTTCCAGTAGCACCAGCTATTAATCCATGTCTGTTTAATGTTTTTAATGGAATTTTCACAAAAGTATCGGGTATTACTTCGCCATCAAGAATAGAGCCGCCTAGTGTTAAGCTTTCTCCTTTGGATAAATAACCCTCATTTATTTGTTGAATAAAATTGTCTTTTTTGCTCATGTTTAGCTAGTTTTGATATCAACTGCAAGGTATTAAATATTATTTAAATGAAATAATCAAGTGTTTCCTATAAATTATTTCACAAAAAGATATTAATTTGATGAAATTACCTGTTTTTTTGATTAGACTCTTTTTTGAATAAAAATATTCAGAATGCTTAAAATCACTTTTTTTTAGAAGAATTTGTAAAATATTATTAAAAAAAACTTTCAATTATTCTTAAAAAACGTTGTAGTACTGTTTTAAGAATAAAAGAAATTGTTAGAATACTTAAAAAAAAGTTTTTTTATTTCAACTAAAAAATTAAATTTGCTCCTATACAAGTTTATTAAAACTAAAATAAATATTTAAAATTTAAAAAAATGGCAAACGTTAAAGTTAAAAAGGAAAGCACTTCAAACGGAGGAGGAATGGTTTCAGGAATTATTATTGCATTATGTGTTTTTGTAGGTTGGATAATCTGGTCTCAAGTAATGGGGGATCCATCAAATTTTGCAGGTGGTGATACTGAAAAAGGACATCCATTAAATACATTAGGACAAGTTTACAAAGGAGGATTTATAGTACCTGTATTATTAGGTATGTTATTAATGGTTATTGTTTTCTCTATTGAAAGATTTTTTGTTATCTCAAAAGCTGCTGGAAAAGGGAATTTAGATAAATTTATGAAAGCAATCCAAGTAAGTATCAAATCAGGAGATATTGATGGAGCGATTGTTTCATGTGACAAACAACAAGGTTCTGTTGCAAATGCAATTAAATCTGCATTAGTTAAATACCAAGAGGTTAAAAAAGAAGGATTCACTAGTGAAGAAGCTGCTGAAACTATACATAAAGAAATTGAAGAGATTACTGCTCTTGAAATGCCAATGTTAGAGAAAAACATGACTATCATTTCTTCTTTAGTATCTTTAGGAACACTTGGTGGATTATTAGGAACTGTATCTGGGATGATTAAAGCGTTTGGTGCTTTGGCTTCTGCAGGAACTCCAGATCAAGCTGCACTTGCAGTTGGTATTTCTGAGGCTTTGATTAATACAGCTACAGGTATCTCTACTTCAATTTCTGCAATTGTTGCTTACAACTTCTTTACTTCAAAAATTGATGATTTAACATATTCTATTGATGAGGCTGGAACTACAATCGTAAATACTTACAGACACTTTAGAGGTAGTTTAAAACAATAATTAATTTTTGATATTTTTTATAATATCAAATAAAATATAAAAAAATAATGGGAAAAATAGTAATGAAGAAAAAATCCACATCTACCGATATGACGGCGATGTGTGATGTTGCGTTTCTTTTGCTAACGTTCTTTATTTTGACTGCCACTGCTAAAACACCTGAAGTATTACCAGTTGATACTCCACAATCTACTGTTCAGACTAAATTGCCAGCTGATAACTTATCAATGTTGACAATCGGTAAAGTTGAAGGAAAAACAGCTGTATTTTTTGACCTAAAAGGAAAAGATGTTCGTAAAAAAGCACTTGAATTTATGGCTGATAAATATAATGTTGCTTTTACTGATAAAGAAGCAGAAGAATTTTCATTAATGGAAAGTTTTGGTGTTCCTATTCAAAATTTAAAAGAAATTTTGAATATGAAAGCGGCAGACAGAAGTAAGGCTGGGCAGCCTGGTATACCTAAAGATTCTTTAGATAACCAGTTGAAGGATTGGGTACTTTATTCTCGCAAAGCAAATATTGAGGTTAATGACAAAGAATTGAATTTTGCGATAAAAGGAGATGCTAAGGAACAATATCCTGCAATCAAACAAGTAATGGATCTTTTACAAGATCAAAAAGTTAATAGCTTTAACTTGGTTACAGGTTTAAGAGGAAAGAATTTTTAATTAAAAAAGATATACTAAAATGGCTGAATTAAATACCGACGGCGGCGGTGGTAAAAAAGGCGGTGGTAAGGTAAGAAGTAAAAAACAAAATTCTAAGGTAGATTTAACTGCCATGGTAGATTTGGCTTTCTTATTGATCACATTCTTTATGCTTACTACTACGTTGTCTAAACCTCAATCCATGGATTTGACGTTGCCAGATAAAGATGATCCGAAAGATAAGAAAACGGATATTAAAGTTGATGAAAATAAAACATTGACTTTATTACTTGGTGAAAACGGAAAATTGACAAGTTATATGGGGATGATAGCTACTCCTTTAGTAGCACCAAAGGATTTTTCTTATGGTAAAGATGGGATTCGTAAAGAATTATTAAAGCGAATGGAACAGGTTAAACAGTATTCCACCGCTAAGGGAGAGCCTGGTAAAGGAATGATTGTTATAATCAAACCAAGTAAAAAGTCTACTTATCGTAATTTGGTTGACGTTTTGGATGAAATGGCAATAGTTGGGGTAAATAAGACTGGATCTTATGCGATTGTTAATGACTTTTCTCCTGAAGAAGTAAAATTGTTAGAGGGAAACAAATAATTTGTTCCTAATAACCTAATAATTATAAAAAATGAAATTAGATTTAATAAAAAGTCAATGGATTGAGATCGTTTTCGAAGGGCGTAATAAACTTTATGGTGCTTACGAACTTAGAAAATCGAATAGAAAGACTTCTATGCGAGCTCTTATCATTGGTAGTATTCTTTTTAGTTTAGCTATCAGCGCTCCGCTTATTGCGAGTTACTTACCAGATAGTGGTGATGAAGCTGATAACGATATCAAGATAACTGCTGTGAAGTTGCCTCCTAAAAAGAAAGTCGAAGCTCCTAAGGATCTTGCTCCACCACCTCCACCTCCACCAAAACAAGACATGGTTAAATTCGTTAAGCCAGTTGTTGCTAAGGCAGAGGATGTTACTGAAGATCCACCAAAAATGGATGATATCAAAGACAAAAAAACGGGTGCAGAAACTGTTAAAGGAGATCCAGATGCTCCTCTTACTGTTGAAGAGACTGGAAATGGTCCAGCAGTAGAAATTATTGCAGAGGATACTAGTGTACACTCTTTAGCAGGTATTGAGCAAAAACCTGAATTTCCTGGTGGTATTGAGAAGTTTTACCAATTTGTTGGGAAAAATTATCAAGCTCCAGAAGAAGAAGGTCTTAAAGGAAAAGTTTACGTTACTTTTGTTGTTGAAAAAGATGGGTCATTAACAGATATCAAAGTAATTAGAGATATTGGTTATGGTACTGGAAAAGAAGCGATTAGAGTTTTGAACAAATGCCCAAAATGGCTTCCAGGTGAACAAAATGGTAAAAAAGTAAGGGTGTTATATTCTCTACCTATTACTATTCAATCAGCAGAATAATGTTAAATAATTTATTTAACAATTTAAAGAAGAAATCGCTTATTGAGCGATTTCTTCTTGTTATAACCATATTGGTTTTCCTAGCGTATTTTTTTTTAGGGCTAATGGTTATATTTTGGAAAAAGTTTCCTTTTAATATGCAAATGCAATATAGAATTGCTTTAGGCGTTGTATTA
The Flavobacterium sp. 5 DNA segment above includes these coding regions:
- a CDS encoding DUF3575 domain-containing protein, with the translated sequence MKSKIVILILMFSTCIYSQELKKNNWAIKINTLQLVDNFSFPTLQLSAERKLNSYLSLNIEAGYQIYDNSTSADTIFLKQKGFKTNIEGRIYLQKLLASRVKSNRSELYVGLQLFYRENQTTNTLTYVSSDPTNNNTYEDDFGVKKRAKGINLTFGNQISITKKVLLEPFIVLGYMNKKVINTNMQYDENKHSTDLNDGVPILVGKDLESSSGNMINFGFGFRVGYRF
- the kynU gene encoding kynureninase, coding for MDFKNSLEFAKELDAQDHLHKYQAEFIFPKVNDKKVIYFTGNSLGLQPKRAKQYVDEVMNDWANLAVEGHFYAEKPWWDYQERFANPLSRLVGALPSEVTVMNTLTVNLHLLMVSFYRPTAKRYKIICEEKAFPSDQYMFQSQVHFHGYKPEDVIVEIKRREGEHNIRLEDILSKIEEVGEELALVLIGGVNYYTGQVFDMKTITTAGHKQGAYVGWDLAHAAGNIKLELHDWNVDFAAWCSYKYMNSGPGNVSGCFVHEKHHNNKELPRFAGWWGHNKERRFKMEPVFDPVQGAGGWQISNLPILSLAPYLASVEMFDEIGMDSLIKKRDQITSYLEFILNEISKEVHGSFEIITPTNSDERASQLSVLLHGEGRRLFDYLMKNGVITDWREPNVIRLAPVPLYTSYEDMFHFGQILKTGIIEK
- a CDS encoding flavin reductase family protein yields the protein MKSISKETISQMDKIEKLNLISSCTGFKSANLIATKSIEGNTNVAIFSSVTHLGNSPSLIGLIIRPTTTPRDTYKNIMETGYFTVNHISIDMIADAHHTSANYESGISEFDKTNLKEEYKEGITIPFVKGSPVQLYCKYVNEYNIKENGTIHIIASIESIFFDEALEHKDGWLQLDKGNIVALNGTDGYFLPKLIDRFHQAQQNVPTKSFKKEKE
- a CDS encoding penicillin acylase family protein, with protein sequence MKILKRVLLIFIFLLITVVIAFAIYWFYQRPKYSGEVYLKNIQKETTVYFDEFGVPHIYAENSKDAMVALGYVHAQDRLWQMELLRRIVPGRLSEIFGSVALKNDKFFAGLGIEEASQKAIANLDKKSPSYQLMMGYLEGINQYIEEGSTPVEFQLLGIKKQKFTVQDVYNIFGYMSFSFAMAQKTDPLLTDIRNKYGIDYLKDFGLEGQFNTTKIESAKQKTQEYTAISKSIASLLDQSPVAPFVGSNSWVIAPPKTKNKKVIFANDPHIGFSQPGTWYEAHIKTPNFELYGCYLAGAPFPLLGHNRDYAYGLTMFENDDVDFYQEENNPENKNQYKTKNGFKEYEIRKKTIKVKDSADVVLNIKVSQHGPIMNDLLVGLKSDKPVAMSWIYTQQPNHNIEAIYILSHSKSISDFEKGVALIHAPGLNVMYGDAKGNVGWWATGKLYKHKDGVNTNFILNGSDGKDDDLEYLDFSKNPSAVNPDWNYVYSANNQPEAIDGFLYPGYYLPEDRAKRITQLLDAKSNWDKSSIGDMINDNTSTVAPEMVEKLISNLNSKSLSQTEKEAIVILKSWKGSNNLNDVAPTIYNKWIYLYLKNTFQDELGDETFKQFLGTHCMKQITTRQISSENSPWWDNILTKNKKETRSEIVTESFKEAILALEKQLGSSPSDWKWEKVHTVEYQHPFGKIALLRPFFNAGPFEVSGSNEVINNQFFDFAEDGFYKVKGGPSSRRVIDFSEVENSWGILPTGQSGNPFSKHYKDQAELYNAGKFRKMKLNKNEIIQSSTKLVFYPVKN
- a CDS encoding DUF4440 domain-containing protein, yielding MKNCIKLFILFLVLTSCSPKSETKNLTYIKLEIVKTEKSFEKLVAEKGMAEGFYQFADSNAVIKREHDTLIIGKNNIKNYYSDPKYQDKTVTWTPDAVTVSDAGDMASSYGKYVWTSKDSLGKVQISKGIFHTVWKKQKDGSWKYIWD
- a CDS encoding helicase HerA-like domain-containing protein, which codes for MSKKDNFIQQINEGYLSKGESLTLGGSILDGEVIPDTFVKIPLKTLNRHGLIAGATGTGKTKTIQVLSEQLSSFGIPVLMMDIKGDFSGVAKEGEEKDFIKERHAKLNIPYSTSSFPVELMSLSKQEGVRLRSTVSEFGPVLFSRILDLNDTQSGVVSVIFKYCDDNKMPLLDLKDIKKVINYITDEGKDEIEESYGKISTSTTGTILRKIIELEQQGADLFFGELSFEIDDLLRIDENGKGYINIIRLTDIQDKPKLFSTFMLSLLAEIYQQMPEKGDADQPELVIFIDEAHLIFNEASKALLEQIETIVKLIRSKGIGVYFITQNPMDIPSGVLAQLGLKIQHALRAFTANDRQAIKQSADNYPTSEYYKTDEVLTSLGIGEAFVTALNEKGIPTPLVATMMRAPMSRMDILTDAEIQEINNQSKLVKKYNEVLDRESAYEMLTKKIESAQEQTVVVEETKKISNEPSTASVVTKSVLKVVTSATFIRGAFGILSKLFKK
- a CDS encoding MotA/TolQ/ExbB proton channel family protein encodes the protein MANVKVKKESTSNGGGMVSGIIIALCVFVGWIIWSQVMGDPSNFAGGDTEKGHPLNTLGQVYKGGFIVPVLLGMLLMVIVFSIERFFVISKAAGKGNLDKFMKAIQVSIKSGDIDGAIVSCDKQQGSVANAIKSALVKYQEVKKEGFTSEEAAETIHKEIEEITALEMPMLEKNMTIISSLVSLGTLGGLLGTVSGMIKAFGALASAGTPDQAALAVGISEALINTATGISTSISAIVAYNFFTSKIDDLTYSIDEAGTTIVNTYRHFRGSLKQ
- a CDS encoding biopolymer transporter ExbD, with protein sequence MGKIVMKKKSTSTDMTAMCDVAFLLLTFFILTATAKTPEVLPVDTPQSTVQTKLPADNLSMLTIGKVEGKTAVFFDLKGKDVRKKALEFMADKYNVAFTDKEAEEFSLMESFGVPIQNLKEILNMKAADRSKAGQPGIPKDSLDNQLKDWVLYSRKANIEVNDKELNFAIKGDAKEQYPAIKQVMDLLQDQKVNSFNLVTGLRGKNF
- a CDS encoding biopolymer transporter ExbD, whose amino-acid sequence is MAELNTDGGGGKKGGGKVRSKKQNSKVDLTAMVDLAFLLITFFMLTTTLSKPQSMDLTLPDKDDPKDKKTDIKVDENKTLTLLLGENGKLTSYMGMIATPLVAPKDFSYGKDGIRKELLKRMEQVKQYSTAKGEPGKGMIVIIKPSKKSTYRNLVDVLDEMAIVGVNKTGSYAIVNDFSPEEVKLLEGNK
- a CDS encoding energy transducer TonB, whose amino-acid sequence is MKLDLIKSQWIEIVFEGRNKLYGAYELRKSNRKTSMRALIIGSILFSLAISAPLIASYLPDSGDEADNDIKITAVKLPPKKKVEAPKDLAPPPPPPPKQDMVKFVKPVVAKAEDVTEDPPKMDDIKDKKTGAETVKGDPDAPLTVEETGNGPAVEIIAEDTSVHSLAGIEQKPEFPGGIEKFYQFVGKNYQAPEEEGLKGKVYVTFVVEKDGSLTDIKVIRDIGYGTGKEAIRVLNKCPKWLPGEQNGKKVRVLYSLPITIQSAE